Proteins encoded within one genomic window of Sorex araneus isolate mSorAra2 chromosome 9, mSorAra2.pri, whole genome shotgun sequence:
- the LOC101540825 gene encoding phospholipase A2-like has translation MKLLVLAAWLSVATTVDGLSTLNAQSIPQFGKMISCLIPSMSPLKFNKYGCYCGIGGYGTPVDELDRCCLTHDNCYGQAAKLGHCSSLLDHPYFKWYSYSCTKSKVVCSSKNNPCEDFLCHCDLAAAICFSKVPYNEEYKNLDRNKYCKP, from the exons TGGCCACTACAGTGGACGGTCTCAGCACTCTCAACGCGCAAAGTATTCCACAGTTCGGCAAAATGATCTCGTGCCTGATCCCTAGCATGAGTCCTTTGAAATTTAACAAGTACGGCTGCTACTGTGGCATAGGTGGATACGGCACCCCCGTGGACGAACTGGACAG ATGCTGCCTGACACACGACAACTGCTATGGCCAAGCTGCAAAGTTGGGACACTGCAGCTCTCTCCTGGACCACCCCTACTTTAAGTGGTACTCCTACTCCTGCACCAAGTCCAAGGTCGTCTGCAGTA GCAAGAACAACCCTTGCGAGGATTTCCTCTGCCATTGTGACCTTGCTGCCGCCATCTGCTTTTCCAAGGTCCCGTACAACGAGGAGTACAAGAACCTGGACAGAAATAAGTACTGTAAGCCATGA